Proteins encoded together in one Sinorhizobium sp. B11 window:
- a CDS encoding YciI family protein produces MHFVVHCLDHEGAVEKRLANYDAHKAYLSTGKTKTVISGPLLADDNETMIGSLFVFEADTKEEIVDFNRADPFTKAGVWKTVNIHPFNKRVDNR; encoded by the coding sequence ATGCATTTCGTTGTTCATTGCCTAGACCATGAGGGCGCCGTCGAAAAACGACTGGCGAACTATGATGCCCACAAGGCGTATCTTTCGACGGGCAAAACCAAGACCGTGATCTCCGGGCCGCTGCTGGCCGACGACAACGAAACCATGATCGGCTCCCTGTTCGTTTTCGAGGCGGACACCAAGGAAGAGATCGTCGATTTCAACAGAGCCGACCCGTTCACCAAGGCCGGCGTATGGAAAACAGTCAATATCCATCCCTTCAACAAGCGGGTGGATAATCGATGA
- a CDS encoding Gfo/Idh/MocA family oxidoreductase: protein MTIREEKPVIAALVGLGWWGRKMAALVSAGGAGMHFTHGVDPNPDASAFAAEMGLQYSQDMADALADPSVEAVVLATPHSLHREQIARVVAAGKHVFCEKPLDLTKAGAEASVALCKEAGLVLGMGHERRFETPIARILEAASSGKLGRLLQIEANFSHDKFLGLDPSNWRLKADQAPAGGMTATGIHLTDLAVKLMGPAKDVRVVCENLASSIPQGDTMSAHIRFSGGGTAYISATLATPFISRFAVFGTEGWIEVRDKAHVEAPDGWVVTEGWKNKPITVQELPPAEPVRDNLRAFASAVRGEGSYPITGEDLMNNIALLEAIVRAANTGLLEQI, encoded by the coding sequence ATGACCATTCGCGAGGAAAAACCCGTCATCGCAGCGCTTGTTGGTCTTGGCTGGTGGGGGCGGAAGATGGCCGCCCTCGTCAGCGCCGGCGGGGCCGGAATGCACTTCACCCATGGCGTCGATCCGAATCCCGATGCATCCGCTTTCGCTGCTGAGATGGGGTTGCAGTATTCTCAGGACATGGCGGACGCGCTTGCAGATCCGTCCGTCGAGGCTGTCGTGCTGGCAACGCCGCACTCGCTGCATCGTGAGCAGATCGCGCGCGTCGTTGCTGCAGGCAAGCACGTCTTCTGCGAGAAGCCCCTCGACCTTACCAAGGCGGGTGCGGAAGCGTCGGTGGCGCTTTGCAAAGAGGCTGGCCTGGTGCTTGGGATGGGGCACGAGCGCCGGTTTGAAACGCCGATTGCAAGGATCCTTGAAGCAGCAAGCTCCGGCAAGCTGGGGCGCCTTCTGCAGATCGAAGCCAACTTCAGCCATGACAAGTTTCTCGGTCTCGACCCTTCGAACTGGCGCTTGAAGGCAGACCAGGCTCCCGCCGGAGGCATGACGGCGACTGGTATTCACCTTACCGACCTCGCTGTGAAGCTGATGGGGCCTGCCAAGGACGTGCGCGTCGTGTGCGAGAACCTTGCCTCGTCTATTCCGCAAGGCGACACGATGAGCGCCCATATTCGCTTCTCCGGCGGTGGTACGGCCTACATATCGGCAACGCTTGCGACGCCGTTCATTTCCCGCTTCGCGGTATTCGGCACCGAGGGATGGATCGAAGTCCGCGACAAGGCTCACGTCGAGGCGCCGGATGGGTGGGTCGTCACCGAGGGGTGGAAGAACAAGCCGATCACGGTTCAGGAACTGCCGCCCGCTGAACCAGTTCGTGACAATCTACGGGCCTTCGCCTCCGCTGTGAGAGGTGAGGGCTCATATCCGATCACCGGGGAAGACCTGATGAACAACATTGCCCTGCTGGAAGCAATCGTACGTGCCGCCAACACTGGCTTGTTGGAACAGATTTAA
- a CDS encoding extracellular solute-binding protein has protein sequence MNEYEMLRIIDFIEKTRRPFREVIDAANEDAVWLIVMFLIKSHILSQPVSISTLGQESGLPYATSMRLINRLIDAGHIVKISKGPSGQRFALQPSDQLIRSFESYARKTKSLLAQTLGLRTGEEEDEYYFGGTPLGSQIIPPMRLVQRRAESQIELRFLLNNDNYFSAMRNMWADFRSNLASRKNFDLLPLPELYKRARENAAKKLSDYDVIAINMPWLGEFAESGIVRPIDQYIQKTGINPLDFHPTIWSSATWDGRDYGVPGYCTVEFLAARKDLLSEAGVPFPKTFDEVIKAGRKFHQPDDGMYGAVWDGARGMPIASSFLFFMGACGQPAISLRRTRSGFTLDGLDPDELTCTILSDAGFAALDYMRRLMEISPPKILEMAWDKTLDVFLRGRASLGYFWTMRAARFEYDVQSVVKRRVEYLPQPSGPGGTRASPIGGFLFCIPTNLPEERVEMAADAIAWMASREAMKAHVKNGFPVAPRFSVSADPEAAASSPIVRFVDQLAKKSLLHTWQRPKIPQYTTIEKVLGEEIHDALLGNKTPRAALETAACQIEASLRVGSHHRREVRSV, from the coding sequence GTGAACGAATACGAAATGCTGCGCATCATCGACTTCATTGAAAAGACGCGCCGACCGTTCAGGGAGGTAATCGATGCCGCCAACGAAGATGCGGTCTGGCTGATCGTCATGTTCCTGATCAAGTCGCATATCTTGAGCCAGCCTGTATCGATCTCCACTCTTGGCCAGGAGTCGGGTCTCCCCTATGCAACATCGATGAGATTGATCAATCGTCTCATTGACGCCGGCCACATAGTCAAGATCTCCAAGGGCCCCTCTGGCCAGCGCTTCGCTTTGCAGCCAAGCGACCAGCTCATTCGCTCGTTCGAGTCTTACGCTCGCAAGACGAAATCGCTGCTTGCACAAACCTTGGGACTGCGAACCGGAGAAGAGGAAGACGAGTACTACTTCGGAGGGACACCGCTCGGCTCGCAGATCATCCCACCAATGCGCCTTGTCCAGCGTCGGGCCGAGTCCCAGATCGAGCTCCGTTTTCTCCTGAACAACGACAACTACTTCTCCGCCATGCGGAACATGTGGGCCGACTTCCGCAGCAATCTTGCCTCACGAAAGAACTTCGACCTGTTACCGCTTCCCGAGCTTTATAAACGCGCAAGGGAAAACGCGGCCAAGAAGCTCTCCGACTACGACGTAATTGCAATCAATATGCCGTGGCTCGGAGAGTTCGCCGAAAGCGGGATCGTTCGTCCGATTGACCAGTATATTCAAAAAACAGGCATTAACCCTCTCGACTTCCATCCAACCATTTGGTCATCGGCGACATGGGATGGCAGAGACTATGGCGTTCCCGGATACTGCACGGTAGAATTCCTGGCCGCCCGCAAGGACCTTCTCTCCGAAGCCGGCGTACCCTTCCCGAAAACCTTCGACGAAGTAATCAAGGCCGGCCGCAAATTCCACCAACCCGATGACGGCATGTACGGTGCGGTTTGGGATGGCGCTCGCGGCATGCCGATAGCATCAAGTTTCCTCTTCTTCATGGGCGCGTGCGGACAACCAGCAATATCGCTCCGCAGGACGCGATCCGGTTTTACGCTCGATGGTCTCGATCCGGATGAGCTCACATGCACTATCCTCTCAGACGCAGGATTTGCCGCCCTGGACTATATGCGCCGACTCATGGAGATCTCACCGCCTAAGATCTTGGAGATGGCCTGGGACAAGACGCTCGACGTCTTCCTTCGCGGTAGAGCGAGTCTTGGCTATTTCTGGACGATGCGCGCCGCGCGGTTCGAGTACGATGTTCAATCGGTGGTGAAGCGCAGGGTCGAGTATCTCCCACAGCCGTCGGGACCCGGCGGCACACGCGCTTCGCCGATCGGCGGCTTTCTCTTCTGCATCCCCACAAACCTTCCTGAAGAACGTGTCGAAATGGCCGCTGATGCGATCGCGTGGATGGCCTCGAGGGAAGCTATGAAAGCACATGTGAAGAACGGCTTTCCCGTAGCACCGCGTTTCTCCGTGAGCGCGGATCCGGAAGCTGCAGCGAGCTCCCCGATCGTCAGGTTCGTTGATCAACTTGCGAAGAAGAGCCTGCTACACACGTGGCAGCGTCCAAAAATTCCGCAGTACACAACGATCGAGAAAGTCCTGGGTGAGGAAATTCACGACGCATTGCTAGGCAACAAGACACCTCGCGCGGCACTCGAGACGGCTGCTTGTCAAATAGAGGCAAGCCTAAGAGTGGGAAGTCATCACCGTCGAGAAGTTCGGAGCGTTTGA
- a CDS encoding 2,3-butanediol dehydrogenase produces MKAVRYYSKKDIRVEDVKAPEGPLGDDMVLVEPLVCGICGTDIHEYIAGPIVTPATPHVYSRATLPQILGHEFSARVIEVGKSVIHVVPGSRVSIQPLISPRDDYYGRRGLFHLSEKMACVGLSWDWGGMGERAVVNGYNVFPVPDTVSDVQAAMIEPAAVAVYGVDRGGVTSGSSVLVSGVGPIGALVLLATRAAGATKIFVSELNPNRRELAKALVPEAIVFDPREIDTDQLFRDHTEEGVGLDVALECVGAEASLNLCAKAVRRQGTVVQVGLHVRPASIDAMLWALKDITVEATWCYPVQIWPRIAQMIGAGIFPVEKIVTAQIAPEQVVEKGFEALLDPAGTHLKILVDMKA; encoded by the coding sequence ATGAAGGCTGTTAGATACTACTCCAAGAAGGATATTCGGGTCGAGGACGTGAAAGCCCCCGAGGGACCGCTTGGCGACGACATGGTGCTCGTCGAGCCCCTTGTGTGCGGTATTTGTGGCACCGATATCCATGAATATATCGCGGGCCCGATCGTCACGCCGGCGACACCCCACGTCTATTCGAGGGCGACGTTGCCGCAGATCCTGGGGCATGAGTTTTCTGCTCGTGTGATCGAGGTCGGCAAGAGCGTGATACACGTCGTTCCCGGATCACGTGTCTCCATCCAGCCCCTGATTTCGCCTCGCGACGACTACTATGGACGTCGTGGGCTGTTCCATCTCAGTGAAAAGATGGCCTGTGTCGGTCTCTCTTGGGACTGGGGTGGAATGGGTGAGCGCGCAGTCGTGAACGGTTACAACGTTTTTCCGGTTCCTGACACCGTCTCGGACGTTCAGGCGGCGATGATCGAACCCGCAGCCGTGGCCGTCTACGGCGTCGATCGTGGAGGCGTTACATCGGGAAGCTCGGTCCTCGTCTCCGGAGTAGGACCGATCGGCGCGCTCGTGTTGCTCGCGACCAGGGCTGCAGGCGCGACCAAGATCTTCGTTTCCGAGCTGAACCCCAATCGACGGGAACTTGCCAAGGCACTTGTTCCCGAGGCGATCGTCTTCGATCCGCGCGAGATCGATACCGACCAGCTATTTCGTGATCATACGGAGGAGGGGGTGGGCCTAGACGTTGCCTTGGAGTGTGTCGGCGCCGAAGCTTCGCTCAATCTTTGCGCCAAGGCGGTCCGCCGCCAAGGGACCGTAGTCCAGGTTGGACTTCATGTCCGGCCAGCATCCATTGACGCCATGTTGTGGGCGCTGAAGGACATAACCGTCGAAGCCACTTGGTGCTACCCTGTTCAGATCTGGCCGAGGATCGCTCAGATGATCGGGGCTGGCATTTTCCCGGTCGAAAAGATCGTCACCGCTCAGATTGCTCCCGAGCAAGTCGTCGAAAAGGGCTTCGAAGCACTTCTCGACCCCGCGGGGACCCATCTCAAAATCCTTGTCGACATGAAGGCCTGA
- a CDS encoding glucose 1-dehydrogenase, with the protein MARSVENKVVIVTGAARGIGAGIAANLVENGAKVVIADLNEDTARQTAAKISTGDGDAMAIGVDVSDRQSVQELIARTVEHFGRLDVMFNNAGISQTCPFLEVTDDDFDRIMRINGRGVLIGTQEAAKQMIAQGTGGKIVNTASIAGKQGYPLFAHYCASKFAVVALTQAAARSLAEHKITVNCFGPGVVKTELWEQLDREFMDHGLTAKPEQAINEFSQSILLGRVSLPADISGVTTFLASAASDYITGQTIMVDGGMVLI; encoded by the coding sequence GTGGCGCGATCAGTTGAAAACAAGGTCGTCATCGTGACTGGTGCCGCGCGAGGCATCGGTGCGGGCATCGCAGCCAACTTGGTCGAGAACGGCGCTAAAGTTGTCATCGCAGACCTGAATGAGGATACGGCGAGACAGACTGCGGCGAAGATTTCAACCGGCGACGGAGATGCCATGGCGATTGGGGTCGACGTTTCCGATCGACAGAGCGTGCAGGAGCTGATCGCAAGGACCGTCGAGCATTTCGGCCGCCTCGACGTGATGTTCAACAATGCCGGAATCAGCCAGACCTGCCCGTTCCTCGAGGTCACTGATGACGACTTCGACCGGATCATGCGGATTAATGGCCGAGGCGTGCTGATAGGTACCCAGGAAGCTGCCAAGCAGATGATCGCACAAGGCACCGGCGGGAAGATCGTAAATACGGCATCCATCGCCGGAAAGCAGGGCTATCCCTTGTTCGCGCATTATTGCGCTTCGAAGTTTGCCGTCGTGGCCCTCACGCAGGCTGCCGCCCGTTCGCTTGCAGAACACAAGATCACCGTCAATTGCTTTGGCCCCGGTGTCGTGAAGACCGAGCTCTGGGAGCAGCTTGACCGTGAGTTCATGGATCACGGCCTCACCGCAAAGCCTGAACAAGCGATCAATGAGTTTTCGCAGTCGATCCTCTTGGGAAGGGTGTCCCTCCCCGCAGACATCAGCGGCGTGACCACGTTCCTCGCCTCAGCGGCGTCCGACTACATCACCGGGCAGACGATCATGGTCGATGGCGGGATGGTCCTGATCTGA
- a CDS encoding zinc-binding dehydrogenase has product MKALIFEAPERPVIADVGMPDLSPNEVLVHTKAVGICHSDYELLAGRYIIPISYPVTPGHEWSGEIVEVGRNVKGFKKGERVVGECVVRTPDRLHHFGFSMSGADREYFAVNPEWLHKLPDAVDNKKAALIEPFTCGYYAVMRSGGTNASETVVVSGGGTIGLVSAAAAIGMGARVIVVDPLATRREVAKRLGADEAIDPSDGGAADRIRELTGGHGADLVIEASGHDASLAAAFDYAREEGRMSMVGINIGRKVPVTIGQIQMKNLTVRGCIGSPGVWPAAIRFLERTGIDLSPIQTHDYALTDAVEAFSFGQDPTKSIKITLVNG; this is encoded by the coding sequence ATGAAAGCTCTGATTTTCGAAGCTCCGGAACGGCCGGTTATCGCCGATGTCGGGATGCCGGATCTGTCGCCCAACGAGGTACTCGTCCACACCAAGGCGGTTGGGATCTGCCATTCGGATTACGAGCTCCTCGCTGGCCGCTACATCATCCCGATCTCCTACCCGGTGACGCCCGGACATGAATGGAGCGGGGAGATCGTGGAAGTCGGCCGAAACGTGAAGGGATTCAAGAAAGGCGAGCGCGTCGTGGGCGAATGCGTCGTCCGCACGCCCGATCGTCTCCATCATTTCGGTTTCTCCATGAGCGGAGCCGACCGTGAGTATTTCGCCGTCAATCCTGAATGGCTCCACAAGCTTCCTGATGCCGTCGACAACAAGAAGGCGGCGCTGATCGAGCCCTTCACATGTGGCTACTATGCGGTGATGAGGTCTGGTGGCACGAACGCAAGCGAGACGGTCGTCGTGTCGGGCGGTGGCACCATTGGCTTGGTTTCGGCCGCAGCAGCGATCGGCATGGGGGCGAGGGTCATCGTGGTCGATCCTCTGGCAACACGCCGCGAGGTCGCCAAGCGCCTCGGCGCCGACGAAGCTATCGATCCTTCTGACGGCGGCGCCGCAGACAGGATTCGTGAGCTGACCGGGGGGCACGGCGCAGACCTCGTGATCGAGGCGTCAGGCCATGATGCATCTCTCGCTGCGGCCTTCGATTACGCCCGCGAGGAAGGAAGGATGTCCATGGTTGGCATCAACATCGGACGCAAGGTGCCGGTGACGATCGGTCAGATCCAGATGAAGAACCTGACGGTGCGCGGCTGCATCGGTTCTCCCGGTGTGTGGCCTGCTGCAATTCGCTTCCTTGAGCGCACGGGGATCGACTTGTCGCCCATCCAAACCCACGACTACGCTCTCACCGACGCCGTGGAGGCGTTTTCATTCGGACAGGATCCGACGAAGAGCATCAAGATCACACTGGTGAACGGATAA
- a CDS encoding SDR family oxidoreductase has protein sequence MTKKALIVGATGITGSNLAENLLASGDWTVAGLSRSQSKLPGVRTLSCDLVDGQSVKAALAEERPSHVFITAWSRQDTEVENCRVNGAIVRNVLDAVSGRGVEHVALTTGTKHYLGPFESYAKTKPETPFREEQERLPGENFYYVQEDEIFTASARDGFTWSVHRPHTLIGYAVGNAMNMAATLAVYASICRETGRPFIFPGSPEQWEAATDVTDARLLAKHLKWAATTSAAANLAFNVVNGEVFRWKWLWPRLAAYFGLEAGAYPGSPTPLEEQMREVGPIWDEMVAKYALEPNALTRVASFWHSDADLGRQIETFNDMGRSRDLGFLEYQDTTRSFTDAFDRLRLDRIIP, from the coding sequence ATGACCAAGAAGGCACTCATCGTAGGCGCGACCGGCATCACCGGAAGCAATCTTGCGGAAAACCTCCTGGCGAGCGGTGACTGGACCGTGGCAGGCCTGTCACGTTCGCAAAGCAAGCTTCCCGGCGTGCGGACGCTGAGTTGCGATCTCGTTGACGGTCAATCGGTAAAAGCTGCTCTCGCGGAAGAACGCCCCAGCCACGTATTCATCACGGCCTGGTCACGCCAGGATACCGAAGTGGAGAACTGCAGAGTGAACGGCGCTATCGTTCGCAACGTGCTCGATGCCGTTTCCGGCCGAGGCGTTGAACACGTTGCGCTTACCACGGGCACCAAACATTATCTCGGACCGTTCGAATCCTACGCGAAGACCAAGCCGGAAACCCCGTTCAGAGAGGAGCAGGAGCGCCTTCCTGGAGAGAATTTCTACTATGTCCAGGAAGACGAGATTTTCACTGCGTCCGCGAGGGACGGTTTCACCTGGTCCGTGCATCGTCCTCACACCCTTATCGGCTATGCGGTCGGCAATGCCATGAACATGGCGGCGACACTGGCCGTCTACGCTTCCATCTGCCGTGAAACCGGTAGACCTTTCATCTTCCCAGGATCACCGGAGCAATGGGAAGCGGCGACAGACGTCACTGATGCCCGGCTCCTGGCAAAACACCTCAAATGGGCGGCAACCACCAGCGCGGCGGCTAATCTCGCCTTCAACGTCGTCAATGGCGAGGTGTTTCGATGGAAGTGGCTGTGGCCACGTCTTGCTGCCTATTTCGGTCTTGAAGCCGGCGCCTATCCAGGGAGCCCGACCCCGCTCGAAGAGCAGATGCGTGAGGTCGGTCCGATATGGGACGAGATGGTGGCGAAATACGCGCTGGAACCAAATGCTCTTACCCGCGTGGCATCGTTCTGGCATTCGGACGCAGATCTCGGGCGCCAGATCGAGACGTTCAACGATATGGGCCGCAGCCGGGACCTGGGATTCCTTGAATATCAAGACACAACCCGGTCTTTCACGGATGCCTTCGATCGTTTGCGGTTGGACCGCATCATTCCCTAG
- a CDS encoding NAD(P)-dependent oxidoreductase translates to MSETLRVGWAGIGKMGAPMSRRVLENGYPVSVYEPLPENRASVVALGANVAHSLEDLVETSDVVMLTIPNDVILRTLILAPATLAELLRPGQIVVEMSTVSPELSAEVADALSRAGVAYLRAPVSGSTVTASSGMLSVMVSGPEDAYRKVEPILASFSTKQFYLGDGEEARYLKLVLNALVGATAALLGEALTLGLKGNLSVETMLNVICESAVASPLIAYKRDLLVNRNFDPAFSVSQMMKDFDLILGAAKSDHVPMYLASVIRQQYEAAFADGLAEKDFFVLFEQSERLAGLSREKKAS, encoded by the coding sequence ATGAGCGAGACATTGAGAGTGGGCTGGGCTGGCATTGGCAAGATGGGCGCCCCGATGAGCAGACGTGTGCTCGAGAACGGATACCCCGTTTCCGTTTATGAACCGCTTCCCGAAAATCGCGCCTCAGTGGTGGCTCTTGGTGCAAACGTAGCTCATAGCCTTGAAGATCTGGTGGAAACATCGGACGTGGTGATGCTCACCATTCCAAACGACGTCATTCTGCGCACTCTCATATTGGCACCAGCCACCCTCGCCGAGCTATTGAGGCCCGGTCAGATAGTAGTCGAGATGAGCACCGTATCTCCCGAGCTCTCAGCCGAGGTTGCGGACGCACTATCCCGAGCCGGTGTCGCATATCTTAGAGCTCCAGTATCAGGCAGCACGGTTACCGCGTCTTCCGGCATGCTTTCTGTCATGGTCTCCGGCCCAGAGGATGCCTACCGCAAGGTCGAGCCGATCCTCGCCAGTTTCTCCACAAAGCAGTTCTACCTCGGAGATGGCGAGGAGGCCCGATACCTGAAGCTCGTCCTGAACGCGCTCGTTGGTGCGACTGCCGCTCTCCTTGGCGAAGCTCTCACACTCGGACTGAAGGGCAATCTGTCGGTTGAAACAATGCTGAACGTCATTTGCGAGAGCGCTGTTGCCTCACCGCTGATCGCATACAAGCGCGACCTACTGGTAAATCGGAACTTTGACCCCGCCTTCTCGGTCTCTCAAATGATGAAGGATTTTGACCTGATCCTTGGCGCAGCGAAGTCTGATCATGTGCCCATGTACCTCGCCTCCGTGATCCGCCAGCAGTACGAGGCCGCATTCGCCGATGGCTTGGCGGAAAAGGACTTTTTCGTTCTCTTCGAGCAATCCGAGCGCCTAGCCGGTCTCAGCCGAGAGAAGAAAGCCTCCTGA
- a CDS encoding intradiol ring-cleavage dioxygenase produces the protein MAKSITAITSTAGFFTEDNSVEAVNARMGKDISPRLKEVMSCLVKHLHSFAREIELTQAEWEFGIDFLTRTGQMCTRERQEFILLSDTLGMSMLVDAINNRRPVGATENTVFGPFHVDGCPIRKMGEQICLDGKGESCLFIGRVVDLEGNPVSGARIDVWSDNADGYYDVQQPDIQPKWNNRGVFITAADGQYSFVGIKPVSYPIPDDGPVGQMLSSLGRHPFRPAHMHYMVRADGFQKLVTHTFVGGDPYLESDTVFGVKQTLVAPFTKVEDGETLWRSDFDFVLVQQTDRR, from the coding sequence ATGGCCAAAAGCATAACCGCGATCACCTCGACGGCTGGTTTCTTTACCGAAGATAATTCCGTCGAGGCAGTGAACGCCCGAATGGGCAAAGATATAAGTCCCCGGCTTAAGGAGGTCATGTCCTGCCTTGTGAAGCACCTTCACAGCTTCGCCCGTGAAATCGAGCTGACGCAAGCGGAATGGGAGTTCGGGATCGATTTCCTGACCCGCACCGGGCAGATGTGCACGCGGGAACGACAGGAGTTCATCCTTCTTTCCGATACGCTTGGAATGTCCATGCTGGTCGATGCGATCAACAATAGACGCCCAGTTGGTGCGACGGAAAACACGGTCTTCGGACCTTTCCATGTGGACGGGTGCCCGATCCGCAAGATGGGTGAACAGATTTGCCTCGACGGCAAGGGCGAAAGCTGCCTCTTCATTGGACGGGTGGTCGATCTGGAAGGCAATCCGGTTTCGGGTGCCCGGATCGACGTATGGTCGGACAACGCGGACGGATATTACGACGTCCAGCAGCCCGACATCCAGCCGAAGTGGAATAACCGGGGTGTATTCATCACCGCTGCCGACGGCCAGTACAGCTTCGTTGGGATCAAGCCGGTTTCATATCCTATCCCGGACGATGGTCCTGTCGGACAGATGCTCTCAAGCCTCGGCCGCCACCCGTTTCGTCCCGCGCACATGCATTACATGGTGCGAGCGGATGGCTTTCAGAAGCTGGTCACCCACACGTTCGTTGGCGGCGATCCGTATTTGGAATCCGACACGGTTTTCGGCGTGAAGCAGACGCTCGTCGCGCCCTTCACGAAGGTGGAGGATGGCGAGACGCTCTGGCGGTCCGACTTCGACTTCGTGCTCGTGCAGCAGACCGATAGGAGATGA